Part of the Kitasatospora sp. NBC_01266 genome, TCACCGAGAGCGGGACCCTGCCGAGCGGCGTGGCCTTCAAGGACAACGGCAACGGCACCGGCACCCTGTCCGGTACCGCCGCCTCGGGCACCGGCGGCAGCTACCCGGTGACCATCACGGCCACCAGCGCGGCCGGTAGCTCCAGCACCCAGGTCACCGTCACGGTCACCCAGGCCACCGGCCCGTCGGTGACCAGCGCGAGCTCGGCCACGCTGACCGCGGGCACCGCGGCCAGCATCGCGGTGACCGCCACCGGCGTCCCGACCCCGACGCTGACCGCGGCCGGCACGCTGCCCTCGGGCGTGGCCTTCAAGGACAACGGCAACGGCTCGGCCACGCTGGCGGGCACCCCGGCGGCCGGCAGCGGCGGCGTCTACCCGCTGACGGTCACGGCCGCCAACACCGCGGGCACGGCCACCCAGGCGCTCGCCGTCACGGTGGACCAGGCGCCGGCGATCACCAGCCGGCCCTCGGCGACCGCCTTCCTGCTGATCCCGTTCAACTACACGATCACCACCACCGGCTTCCCGGCCGCGGTGTTGAGCGAGAGCGGCAACCTGCCGAGCGGGATCACCTTCAAGGCGGGCAGCAACGGCACCGCCACCCTGTCCGGCACCGAGCTGGCGCTGGGCAGCTTCCACTGCACCATCACGGCCAAGAGCGCTGCGGGCACGGTGAGCCAGCCGTTCACGCTCAACGCCACCCTCTGATCGGCCCTGATCCGCTGATCCGCTGAGCCGCTGAGTCGCTACGACCGCCCCGGGCCCACGTGCCCGGGGCGGTCGTGGTGTGTCCGCCTTAAGAGCGGACAGGCCCAAGCCCCAGAGTGTCGTTCGATTCTCGTCCGGCGGTTCGTTCCGAGGGTGGTATCAGCTAGGGTCGATCACGGGATATCTTGATATCAAGACGTTGTAGCCGTGAAGCGGAGCACCGATGACTGACTCGACCATCATCTATACGCACACTGACGAGGCCCCGGCCCTGGCAACGTATTCGTTCCTGCCGGTGGTCCAGGCGTACGCCTCGACGGCGGGCGTCAAGGTGGAGACCCGCGACATCTCTCTGGCCGGGCGCATCATCGCCAGCTTCCCGGAGCGTCTCGAGGAGGGTCAGCGGATCCACGACGCCCTCCACGAGCTCGGTGAGCTGGCCAAGACGCCCGAGGCCAACATCATCAAGCTGCCGAACATCTCGGCCTCGATCCCGCAGCTCAAGGCCGCGATCGCCGAGCTGCAGGCCCAGGGCTACGCGCTGCCGGACTACCCGGACGACCCGAAGACGGACGAGGACCGCGAGGTCCGCGCCCGCTACGACAAGGTCAAGGGCAGCGCCGTCAACCCGGTCCTGCGCGAGGGCAACTCCGACCGCCGGGCGCCCGCCTCGGTCAAGAACTACGCCAAGAAGCACCCGCACCGGATGGGCGCCTGGAGCTCGGACTCCAAGACCAACGTCGCCACCATGGGCGTCAACGACTTCCGCCACACCGAGAAGTCCGCGGTCATCACCGAGGCCGGCTCGCTGCGCATCGAGCTGCTGGCCGCCGACGGCAGCACCACTGTGCTGCGCGAGTCGGTGCCGGTGCTCGCGGGCGAGGTCGTCGACGCCTCGGTGATGCACGTCGCCAAGCTGCGCGAGTTCCTCACCGCCCAGATCGCCCGGGCCAAGGCCGAGGACGTGCTCTTCTCGGTGCACCTGAAGGCCACCATGATGAAGGTCTCCGACCCGATCATCTTCGGCCACGTGGTGCGCGCCTTCTTCCCGAAGACCTTCGAGCGCTTCGGCGCCGACTTCGCCGCCGCCGGCCTGACCCCGAACGACGGCCTGGGCGCCATCCTGGGCGGCCTGCAGTCGCTGCCGAACGGCGAGGAGATCAAGGCCTCCTTCGAGGCCGAGCTGGCCGAGGGCCCGGCGCTGGCCATGGTCGACTCCGACCGCGGCATCACCAACCTGCACGTGCCCAGCGACGTCATCGTCGACGCCTCGATGCCGGCCATGATCCGCACCTCCGGCCACATGTGGGGCCCGGACGGCAAGGAGGCCGACACCCTGGCCGTGCTGCCGGACAGCAGCTACGCGGGCGTCTACCAGGTCGTCCTCGACAACTGCCGCGAGCACGGCGCCTTCGACCCGGCCACCATGGGCTCGGTGCCGAACGTCGGCCTGATGGCGCAGGCGGCCGAGGAGTACGGCAGCCACGACAAGACCTTCGAGATCCCGGCCGACGGCACCGTCCGCCTGGTCGACGCGGCCGGCAACGTCGTCATCGAGCAGCCGGTCAGCGCCGGCGACGTGTTCCGCGCCTGCCAGACCAAGGACGTGCCGATCCGCGACTGGGTGAAGCTGGCCGTCAACCGCGCCCGCGCCACCGGCGACCCGGCCGTCTTCTGGCTGGACGAGGGCCGTGCGCACGACGCGAACCTGATCGCCAAGGTCAAGGAGTACCTGCCCGAGCACGACACCGAGGGCCTGCAGATCGAGATCATGTCGCCGGAGCAGGCGACCGCCTTCTCGCTGGAGCGCATCCGCCGCGGCGAGAACACCATCTCGGTCACCGGCAACGTGCTGCGCGACTACCTGACCGACCTGTTCCCGATCCTGGAGCTGGGCACCAGCGCCAAGATGCTCTCGGTCGTCCCGCTGATCAACGGCGGTGGCCTCTTCGAGACGGGCGCCGGCGGTTCGGCCCCCAAGCACGTCCAGCAGCTGGTCAAGGAGAACTACCTGCGCTGGGACAGCCTGGGTGAGTTCTTCGCGCTGGCGGCCAGCTTCGAGCACCTGGCGCAGACCACCGGCAACGCCCGCGCCCAGGTGCTGGCCGACACCCTGGACCGCGCCACCGGCACCTTCCTCGAGGAGGACAAGTCGCCGAGCCGCCGCCTGGGCGGTATCGACAACCGCGGCAGCCACTTCTACCTGGCCATGTACTGGGCCCAGGAGCTGGCCAAGCAGACCCAGGACGCCGAGCTGGCCGAGGCCTTCGCGGGCCTGGCCAAGACGCTGACCGAGCAGGAGCAGGCGATCGTCGCCGAGCTGATCGCGGTCCAGGGCCAGCCGGTCGACATCGCCGGCTACTACCAGCCGGACGCGGCCAAGGCCTCGGCCGTGATGCGTCCGTCGGCGATCCTCAACGAGGCGCTCGCCACGCTGGGCTGACCCGGCCTCAGCTGTGAGAAGGTCCCCCGGGGCGCCGCATGGGCGCGCCGGGGGACCTTTGCGTTGGCGTCGACGAGTCAACGGGTGTGGCGGTGTCAATAGTTGTTCTGACGTCAATGGTCGTACTGACATCAACGGTTTGGTCAGTGCCAATAGTTGAACCGGTGTCAGTGGTTGAACTGATGTCAACGGGTGCATCAGTATCAATGACTTGACCAAGCCGGGTGCTCCCAGGTGCTCCAGGTGCTCCAGGCGTTCCAGGCGTTCTGGGTGTTCCGGGTGACGGCGGTCCGCCGACCGGACCCGGAGGTCCGCTCTAGTGAAATGCAAGGATGCTCTGGCAGGCTCGATCTCGAGCTCACAGGGGTACCCCCGTCCCGCAGTGAGCTGCCTCGCGTCGGTCCCGGAAGGCCGGCGCGAGGCCGGAGAGCCGCAGGCCTTCCGGCTTCCGGCCGGCGGCTCTCCGGCCTCGGGGGGCGTGGCTTGGGCCGTGACTTCGGGTCGCGGCCTCGCGCGTGTCGGTCCGCGACGAGGGCCGCTGGTCCCACCGGGTGAGACCCGTCGCCGACCGGGCGGAATCTGCGAGGCCCGGCCCGCCGTGCTCCTGGCGGATGCGAGCGGCGCGTAACGGGCCGGTGGCGGGCGTGACAGGGTGGGCGGCACTGGCAGTCCGATCTGCCCGGATTGCGCCTTCGATCGAGGAGCCCGTCATGACGCTGAGCATCCGCAACCAGATCCCCGGCACTGTCACCGCGATCACCTTCGGCGCGGTGATGGCGACGGTCCGCGCCCGCCTGACCGGCGGTCAGGAGATCACCGCCGCCATCACCGCCGAGGCGGTCAAGGAACTCGGGCTCGCCGAGGGCTCCGCCGTCCACGCGCTCGCCAAGTCCACCGAGATCGCGCTCGCCACCGCCCCGGTGTCCGGTCTGAGCATCCGCAACCAGCTCCCGGGCACCGTCGTGGAGGTGGCCACCGGCGGTGCGATGGCCACCGTCAAGGTCGCCATCACGGGCGGCGAGCTGACCGCCGCGATCACCAGGGACGCCGTCGAGGACCTCGGGCTGGCTGCCGGATCCAGCGTGGTCGCGCTGATCAAGTCCACCGAGGTCTCGCTGTCCGCCGGCTGAGCCGGCCGAGTGGCGCGGGCCCACTGGGGTCTGTCTGACAATTCGCGTCGGATCAGCGCGCGGCTCCCCCAGCCTGACGGCCGAAGGCTGGGGGAGGATGCCCGGCGTCGCGCGCCCGGCGGGAATTGTCAGACAGACCCCAAGGCCGACCGGCGGTTTCGGTCCAACCCTGTGGCCGGTCGCGATCATTGCGCGCGGCACGGCCGCCCCCTGATGATGGGGTCAGTGGGAAACCCCTACCCGACAGCGCAGCGTGAGAGGGCAGACCGGATGGACCATCACGAGCTTCAGAAGCGGTTCGAGACGCTGACCACCGCCCATCTGGCCGACGCCTGCATCCGCACACAGGTGCCGGTGCGCTGTGCGCCCACCGGGTTGCGGGCTGTGCTGCCCGGTGTCCGGGTGTCCGGGCGGGTGCGCCCGGCCCGGCACGTCGGCAGCGTCGACATCTTCCTGGAGGCCTTCGAGGCCGCCGAGCCCGGTGACGTGCTGGTGGTGGACAACGGCGGCCGAACGCAGGAGGCCTGCATCGGCGACCTGGTGGTGCTGGAGGCGCGCACCGCCGGGATCGCGGGCGTGGTGATCTGGGGGCTGCACCGCGACACCGTCGACGTCCGCGCCATCGGGCTGCCGGTCTTCAGTCTGGGCTCGCTCCCCACCGGCCCGCAGCGGCTGGACGCCCGCCCCGCCGACGTGTTGACCGCCGCCACCGTGGGGGAGTGGACGGTGACCCGCGATGACCTGGTGCTCGGCGACGAGGACGGTGTGCTCTTCCTGCCCGCCGACCGCGCCGAGGAACTCCTCACGCTCGCCGAGCAGATCCGCGACACCGAGCGGCGCCAGGCCGAGCGGATCCGCTCGGGCGACACGCTGCGCGCCCAGGTCCGCTTCGACGCCTACCTCGCCGCGCGCCGGAGCGACCCGGAGCTGACCTTCCGCGAGCACCTGCGCGCCGTCCGGGGCGCGATCGAGGAGT contains:
- a CDS encoding NADP-dependent isocitrate dehydrogenase, producing MTDSTIIYTHTDEAPALATYSFLPVVQAYASTAGVKVETRDISLAGRIIASFPERLEEGQRIHDALHELGELAKTPEANIIKLPNISASIPQLKAAIAELQAQGYALPDYPDDPKTDEDREVRARYDKVKGSAVNPVLREGNSDRRAPASVKNYAKKHPHRMGAWSSDSKTNVATMGVNDFRHTEKSAVITEAGSLRIELLAADGSTTVLRESVPVLAGEVVDASVMHVAKLREFLTAQIARAKAEDVLFSVHLKATMMKVSDPIIFGHVVRAFFPKTFERFGADFAAAGLTPNDGLGAILGGLQSLPNGEEIKASFEAELAEGPALAMVDSDRGITNLHVPSDVIVDASMPAMIRTSGHMWGPDGKEADTLAVLPDSSYAGVYQVVLDNCREHGAFDPATMGSVPNVGLMAQAAEEYGSHDKTFEIPADGTVRLVDAAGNVVIEQPVSAGDVFRACQTKDVPIRDWVKLAVNRARATGDPAVFWLDEGRAHDANLIAKVKEYLPEHDTEGLQIEIMSPEQATAFSLERIRRGENTISVTGNVLRDYLTDLFPILELGTSAKMLSVVPLINGGGLFETGAGGSAPKHVQQLVKENYLRWDSLGEFFALAASFEHLAQTTGNARAQVLADTLDRATGTFLEEDKSPSRRLGGIDNRGSHFYLAMYWAQELAKQTQDAELAEAFAGLAKTLTEQEQAIVAELIAVQGQPVDIAGYYQPDAAKASAVMRPSAILNEALATLG
- a CDS encoding TOBE domain-containing protein, giving the protein MTLSIRNQIPGTVTAITFGAVMATVRARLTGGQEITAAITAEAVKELGLAEGSAVHALAKSTEIALATAPVSGLSIRNQLPGTVVEVATGGAMATVKVAITGGELTAAITRDAVEDLGLAAGSSVVALIKSTEVSLSAG
- a CDS encoding RraA family protein, whose translation is MDHHELQKRFETLTTAHLADACIRTQVPVRCAPTGLRAVLPGVRVSGRVRPARHVGSVDIFLEAFEAAEPGDVLVVDNGGRTQEACIGDLVVLEARTAGIAGVVIWGLHRDTVDVRAIGLPVFSLGSLPTGPQRLDARPADVLTAATVGEWTVTRDDLVLGDEDGVLFLPADRAEELLTLAEQIRDTERRQAERIRSGDTLRAQVRFDAYLAARRSDPELTFREHLRAVRGAIEE